The DNA region AATGACATCCGTGTTCTAAGTCAGATCGAACGAGACGCCATGTGAGTAACTACTATTAGTAGTAAAAGTTCAACAATATgaagtttttaatattcatttaacttgttttgcattttatttgtttagtttttagtttattagtataaatgttttgtatttttctccAGGGAAATTATCGAggatttaaaatcaaaaatttttGCAATGCAAGTCcagcaaaaggcaaataacATTTGAACAATCACCAAAAATACATTGGATTGATTGAGGCTCTCAATCAAAAATACCTCATCTTCTAATAAATAATTGTGGAAATCCTTAAATATCTTTTGCGTTGCACAAAGTATTTGATGAAAAGTACTTCAAAGAATTTTGTAATgcttttttaataaaacctTCATTAACTAGGAACTATGGCTTTCCTGATGATTCTAATCATCTTCGACGACGATCAAAATATCCTTGAAGCAGAAGGGCGTGAACGGATATCCGTTTCCAACATAGAACTTGCTCATAAACTCCACCCAATGCAAACGCAAAGTATGCAGGAAGGCGGAGAGACCCTCCATCATCACCATGATAGCGATGGTGAAGAACTCCCAAACGGCGAAGATGAAAAACAGCCCAATGGCGCCCGCGTAGCCGTTCATCTGAAGTCCCATCGCCAGCACCATGGTCCACAGCACCTCCGAGAGCTCTGAAATAAGATCCCAATTAAGTAGCAAATCAAGTACGGTCATGGCATATTCTTACGGGCATGGGCCAAAGACAAAGCCCAGAGACGAAGATATGAGGCCGTGTGGGAGATGGTACTGAGGATATACTCGATTGTGTGGATGGCCTGGTGGATCCAGATCTCGCTCATCGGCTCGTCATCCTCCTCGCTGTGTCCTCCAGACTCGTGGGACTCGGCAACCTCAGTGATGATGATCTCCTTGCCAGTGGTCACCTCAATCTTCTCTACGATCTCGTCCACCTCCACCACTGGTACAGCAGGCTGGAAGGTGGATTTATTATTAGGCAATTGGCTAATTATTCCAATCCCAAAAACGTACCCTGTTGCGGCGTTGGTATTTAATGTATAGAGGTTTACCAAGCAGAATCCAGGGAATGCAAAGAAGCGCCACCACTAGGAAGATCATCTCCAGGGTTTTTTGAATTGGGAACATGTTGACATCACAGCCCGGCAAGGCCGTCTCCGTCTTGAAGAGCACCATGTCGATGAACATAATCAGGACAGAGGGCGCACATCCAGGGGTGTCGGCCTCCACATCTGTGGTTGGACTGTACTTGACCCACTTGTAGAACATCATGAAGCACATGTAGCCGAAcatgaggagcaggaagagaACCTGGGGCACGAACTGCAGGATGATGTAGGCGTATTTCTTGAAGAATACAAAATTCTCCACCGACATGCACACGCCAAAGACCATATGCAGCACTCCAAAGATGATCGACAGCTTCATCTTGTAGGTGTTTAGGAAGATGATCTTGTTAGAGGCCGACTGCCAAATGGGATCGATGCCCATTGGGTAAACACCGCGTGTGGCTACCGAGGGATTCAGCTGTAGCGTGGGATTGGTCAGCACAGTGGTTCGGTTGAACACATTGACCCAGCGCGTGCCAAAAACATTAATCGATTTGGAAAATATGTCGTTATAGTGGAATCCAGTGTACATAGCGAATAGACCCATCAGCATGATAATATATCGTCCGGCGAAAAATATAGTCCAGATCTCGCCACCTCGCTTCTTGGACAATCGCTTTTCGTCAATCACCATCCACAAGCCCAGAAGGAAGAGGATTGTTCCGTGGCCCATATCTCCGAACATCACCGCAAACAAGAAGGGGAATGTGATGCAGGTGTACAGACCCGGGTTCACCTCCCGGTATCCAGCGATTCCATAGGCATCAATCAAATTTTGGAAACCTCGTGTAAACTTATTGGTTCGAAAGTGGGTTGGTGGCTCCTTCTTGGTGTCTAATACGTTGATAAAGGAAGGCACAGTGCTGCCCACACTGGCTGATCCTGCAGCCAGAGCGACCTCcaccagctccagctcccTCTTGGGCACCCAACCTTCGCCAATCAAGCACTTGCTGCCCAGATCCACGTTGAAAAGATTCAACGTGTGGTAGATGCCCTTCATCTTCTTGACCATGGCACTCCAGGTGGGAAGCTGTTTCAATGCAGCCTGCAGAACGCAGGTCCGGTGGTCACTCGACTGGTTAATGATAACCTGTAGGTCCTCCAATCGCGTCCGCACATTCTTAACCATCTCTTGGCGCTCAGAGTGTGAGCTGGGACAGGGATACATGTGGGCATGGAAACCAGTGCACACCTTGCGTATCCTGCCCTGCAACTGGTCACCCTGGAAGAAGACAACGAAGACGCTCTTGTGCAGCACATTGCCCGTCTTGGGATCCGTTAGGGCCACATCAACGTCGGATCGGCGAACAAAGACATTGCCCCGTGAAATTCGCCACAGCATTCGCTCGAAGGCGTACTCTCTCTCCCTGCTGATCACACCAGCCACAAATCCTAGGTGGCCATTGGACCTCTCGGGATCGCGGTGGGTGCCCATTTTATTCAGATCGAAGTTGTGCGACTCCTGGTCCGAAAAGAACTGATCGGTGCGCTCCAGTACCTGGATCATCTCGCTCAGCTCCAGGTAGCTGGTCTGCAGGTTCACATTGTTTGCAGCCAGCTCCAAGATCTCGGTCTCCGTTTTCTCTAGGTGCAACTCCAAATCAATAATCTCGCGTGGCTGCGGAGCCGGAGGGAAGTCGTCCATTAGGTCGAGCACCTCGTGACCCTCCTTGTTCAACTCGGCGGTTACGTAGCGGATGCGGCGCTCCAGTTCATCACATCGTCTTACCTCGCTAATAAATTTTCTCTGCTGGGCGTTTATTTTCGCGTTCAACTATTTGCAAGATGATAATAAAAGATTTCAGGATCATACAGTGGTCATATTTTAATATAGACACACATAACTATGGTATCACATTTATTTTAACCATCACGCATCACTTACATCACGGAACTGAACACATCCCACTTCGCCCAAGGCTGCAATGGTATCGTAGGCTGCCTCCGGCTGCAGATACATTTGCACCAAGGACATCACCTCGCTGCGGAAGATGCTGTTGCTCTCCTGATTGGACCACCACTTGGCCATGATAACTGATCCTGTTCTCCTTGCTCAGCCTAAAAGAATTCCGGAGTGCGCTCCTCACTTTTGGAGCGCAGCTGACGAACTGGTCGGTCTGGTCACTTGACTTGGACGAGGAAGGTTCTGTGGCAATTGCTGACCCACGAGCAACTTTACCGGCTTATCAGTGCAGACAAGTTGCCTTCGCTGGATAAATATTTGGGGAACTTGGTGCCCAATCGAGCCATCCATCAATGTGATGGACTGTCCGTTACCCCTATTGCGATTCCCCTGAGCATGACTGTCTCTTATCAGTAGATACTTTGCTTTGGTCGTAATGCTCGGCCATTTGGACTTAAAAACCAATTGTCAGTCACTTACGAATTAATTTCCTGCTCCGCACATTCTCATACCTTTGTATGCACATCGGAACTTATGTAAATAATACCACCATCAATATTaacaacaagagagaacgctatagtcgagttccccgactatctgatacccgttactcagctagtgga from Drosophila santomea strain STO CAGO 1482 chromosome 3R, Prin_Dsan_1.1, whole genome shotgun sequence includes:
- the LOC120452896 gene encoding V-type proton ATPase 116 kDa subunit a1, encoding MAKWWSNQESNSIFRSEVMSLVQMYLQPEAAYDTIAALGEVGCVQFRDLNAKINAQQRKFISEVRRCDELERRIRYVTAELNKEGHEVLDLMDDFPPAPQPREIIDLELHLEKTETEILELAANNVNLQTSYLELSEMIQVLERTDQFFSDQESHNFDLNKMGTHRDPERSNGHLGFVAGVISREREYAFERMLWRISRGNVFVRRSDVDVALTDPKTGNVLHKSVFVVFFQGDQLQGRIRKVCTGFHAHMYPCPSSHSERQEMVKNVRTRLEDLQVIINQSSDHRTCVLQAALKQLPTWSAMVKKMKGIYHTLNLFNVDLGSKCLIGEGWVPKRELELVEVALAAGSASVGSTVPSFINVLDTKKEPPTHFRTNKFTRGFQNLIDAYGIAGYREVNPGLYTCITFPFLFAVMFGDMGHGTILFLLGLWMVIDEKRLSKKRGGEIWTIFFAGRYIIMLMGLFAMYTGFHYNDIFSKSINVFGTRWVNVFNRTTVLTNPTLQLNPSVATRGVYPMGIDPIWQSASNKIIFLNTYKMKLSIIFGVLHMVFGVCMSVENFVFFKKYAYIILQFVPQVLFLLLMFGYMCFMMFYKWVKYSPTTDVEADTPGCAPSVLIMFIDMVLFKTETALPGCDVNMFPIQKTLEMIFLVVALLCIPWILLGKPLYIKYQRRNRPAVPVVEVDEIVEKIEVTTGKEIIITEVAESHESGGHSEEDDEPMSEIWIHQAIHTIEYILSTISHTASYLRLWALSLAHAQLSEVLWTMVLAMGLQMNGYAGAIGLFFIFAVWEFFTIAIMVMMEGLSAFLHTLRLHWVEFMSKFYVGNGYPFTPFCFKDILIVVEDD